A region from the Arachis ipaensis cultivar K30076 chromosome B01, Araip1.1, whole genome shotgun sequence genome encodes:
- the LOC107612320 gene encoding protein FAR-RED IMPAIRED RESPONSE 1-like → MNNSTSNQLNENDLVFSSETNHADETSCVMDEKFVPKVGMIFKTLEEAGKFYEYYSKLAGFSTKIRNTTWDGDKIKNQLITRQRCSNNTGSLACSCVAPSKPMSKTYQSFVAAAGSHRKLSFIEKDMRNYITREVRNISEQDDAKEFGKYLLRMKEKSQNFFFELNLEGDHCIKHAFWADARSRAACEYFGDVVSFDTTYNTNRYNLVLGSFVGVNHHGQSTLLGCALMKNEDIQSFKWLFECWLRCMVGKAPKGILIDQYASIQRAIELCMPTIIHRWCIWHIMKKIPHKLNGYKGHEEIEQETSHVVWNSYRKDAFDRNWNDFLTKYDLGGNKWLSELYEDRHIWIPVYLDYHFWAGMRSTQRSKSMHAFFNKFITRNSSLRQFVKQYDNCLASREQREREFDAANFHTVIPCATKSAIEAQFQHVYTHKKFREVQAQFREKVNCITRSMHSTLGFTIYEVVEQVSNSTFNKFMVTYDVVSREVKCQCLLFESRGILCRHSLSILSFERVDNMAQKYINTYWNVRART, encoded by the exons ATGAATAATTCAACTTCAAATCAATTGAATGAGAACGATTTGGTTTTTTCTTCTGAAACGAATCATGCtgatgag ACCAGCTGTGTTATGGATGAAAAATTTGTCCCAAAGGTGGGGATGAttttcaagacactagaagaagcTGGAAAATTCTACGAATATTATTCTAAACTTGCTggtttttctaccaaaataagaAACACGACTTGGGACGGAgacaagattaagaatcaactaatt ACCAGGCAGAGATGCTCAAATAACACAGGGAGCTTAGCATGTTCGTGTGTCGCACCATCGAAACCAAtgagcaaaacttaccaatcatttgtggcAGCAGCTGGTAGCCATCGTAAACtaagttttatagaaaaagacATGAGAAATTACATCACAAGGGAAGTACGAAATATTTCCGAACAAGACGATGCAAAAGAATTTGGGAAGTACCTactaagaatgaaagaaaagagcCAAAATTTCTTCTTTGAGCTCAACCTCGAAGGCGATCATTGCATCAAACATGCATTCTGGGCCGACGCAAGAAGCAGGGCCGCATGTGAGTATTTTGGAGATGTGGTTTCATTCGACACTACCTATAACACAAATAG GTACAATTTGGTTTTAGGTTCTTTTGTGggcgtgaatcaccacggtcagtcgacACTTCTCGGGTGCGCACTGATGAAAAATGAGGAcatccaatcattcaaatggctattCGAGTGTTGGCTCCGTTGCATGGTTGGGAAggcaccaaaaggcattcttatcGACCAATACGCATCGATTCAAAGGGCAATTGAGCTGTGCATGCCAACAATAATTCACCGGTGGTGCatctggcacatcatgaagaagatcccaCACAAATTAAATGGCTACAAGGGACACGAAGAAATTGAACAAGAGACGAgtcatgttgtttggaactcgtACAGGAAAGATGCATTTGACAGAAACTGGAACGATTTCCTCACAAAGTATGACCTTGGAGGCAACAAGTGGCTCTCAG AGCTGTACGAAGATCGGCATATATGGATTCCAGTTTACCTGGATTACCACTTCTGGGCCGgaatgagaagcacacaaaggagcaagAGCATGCACGcatttttcaacaagttcatcacaCGCAACAGCTCCCTGAGACAATTCGTGAAGCAATACGACAATTGCCTAGCAAGCAgagagcaaagagagagagaatttgatgCTGCAAATTTTCACACCGTGAtaccgtgtgcaacaaaatcagcaatagaGGCCCAGTTTCAACATGTGTATACCCACAAGAAATTCcgggaagttcaagcacaattcAGAGAAAAAGTGAACtgcatcacaagatcaatgcattcCACTCTAGGTTTTACAATATACGAAGTTGTAGAGCAGGTTTCcaactcaacattcaacaagtttaTGGTCACCTACGACGTAGTATCACGTGAGGTAAAGTGTCAGTGCTTGTTGTTCGAGTCAAGGGGCATATTGTGCCGCCATTCCCTGAGCATCCTAAGCTTCGAGCGAGTGGATAACATGGCACAGAAATACATAAATACATATTGGAACGTTAgagcaagaacataa